The Bos indicus isolate NIAB-ARS_2022 breed Sahiwal x Tharparkar chromosome X, NIAB-ARS_B.indTharparkar_mat_pri_1.0, whole genome shotgun sequence genome has a window encoding:
- the AMER1 gene encoding APC membrane recruitment protein 1 gives METRKDEAAQAKGTTVSMDTQDQGTEKGAKNKASETTERPTSEPPSSGPGRLKKTAMKLFGGKKGICTLPSFFGGGRSKGSGKGSSKKGLSKSKTHDGLSEAVHDPEDIVSEGTGLSLPLPESSCQLPSSQSVHGSLETDSRCKRSVAGATEKAGAEKAHFVPKPKKGLKGFFSSIRRHRKSKVSGAEQSNPGAKESEGARARPHEYVSSALLSHADEVLQAPRKENAKFQDVPGPNIPSISETSLAATEKAAFKDAEKTLEAFVSAFLQPKPAPEASGPEEFHSPETGEKLVAGEVNPPNGPLGDQLSLLFGDVTSLKSFDSLTGCGDIIAEQDMDSMTDSMASGGQRANRDGTKRSSCLVTYQGGGEEMALPDDDDEEEEEEEVELEEGEEVKEEEDDDLEYLWASSQMYPRPILNPGYHPTTSPGHLGYMLLDPVRSYPGSAPGELLTPQSDQQESAPNSDEGYYDSTTPGLEDDSGEALGLVHRDCLPRDSYSGDALYEFYEPDDSLENSPPGDDCLYDLHCHSSEMFDPFLNFEPFSSPRPPGAMETEEERLVAIQKQLLYWELQREQREAREACAQEAHTREAHAREAHTREAYVREARPREAYAREACGQEVCGRELQVREAQVRQEKPVIEYQMRPLGPSVMGLVEGASGASQTSHRGTTSAFPATASSEPDWRDFRPLEKRFEGTCSKKDQSTCLMQLFQSDAMFEPDMQEANFGGSPRRAYPTYSPPEEPEEEDVEKEGNATVSFSQALVEFTSNGNLFSSMSCSSDSDSSFTQNLPELPPMVTFDIADVERDGEGKCEENPEFHNDEDLAASLEAFELGYYQKHAFNNYRSRFYQGLPWGVSSLPRYLGLPGMHPRPPPAAMALSRRSRSLDTAETLELELSNSHLTQGYMESDELQAQQEDSEEEEEEEEWGRDSPLSLYTEPPVTYDWPAWAPCPLPVGPGHAWISPSQLDGPSSHPFGQAVCCISPFTMSMLLSVSGPEPRAPGESKSQLARPSHLPLPMGPCYNLQPKASQSVRARPQDVLLPVDEPSCSSISGGFSPSPVPQAKPVGITHGIPQLPRIRPEPPEPQPIHYGASRLDLSKEKAEQGASLPTSCSSTAMNGKLAE, from the coding sequence ATGGAGACCCGAAAGGATGAAGCTGCTCAGGCCAAGGGAACAACAGTCTCTATGGATACCCAGGAtcaagggacagagaaaggggCCAAAAACAAGGCATCTGAGACAACAGAAAGGCCCACATCAGAGCCACCCTCATCTGGTCCAGGTAGGCTGAAGAAAACTGCCATGAAACTCTTTGGTGGCAAGAAGGGCATCTGTACCCTGCCTAGTTTCTTTGGAGGGGGACGAAGCAAAGGTTCTGGGAAAGGCAGTTCTAAGAAGGGTCTTAGCAAGAGCAAGACCCACGATGGCCTGAGTGAAGCAGTCCATGACCCTGAAGACATTGTCAGTGAAGGAACTGGCCTCTCCTTACCTTTGCCTGAGTCATCATGCCAACTTCCCAGCTCTCAGAGTGTCCATGGGTCTTTGGAGACAGACTCCAGATGCAAGAGGTCTGTGGCTGGAGCCACAGAGAAAGCTGGGGCTGAGAAGGCTCACTTTGTGCCCAAGCCAAAAAAAGGCCTGAAAGGTTTTTTCAGTAGTATCCGGCGTCACCGGAAGAGCAAGGTCTCTGGGGCTGAGCAAAGCAATCCAGGAGCCAAGGAGTCTGAGGGGGCCAGAGCAAGGCCTCATGAGTATGTGAGCTCAGCCCTTCTGTCCCACGCTGATGAGGTCCTCCAAGCCCCAAGAAAGGAAAATGCCAAATTTCAAGATGTCCCTGGGCCGAACATTCCTTCAATATCAGAGACTTCTCTGGCAGCCACTGAGAAAGCAGCCtttaaagatgcagaaaaaacctTGGAGGCCTTTGTCTCAGCATTCTTGCAGCCCAAACCTGCCCCTGAAGCCAGTGGCCCAGAGGAGTTCCATAGTCCAGAAACAGGGGAGAAGCTTGTGGCAGGAGAGGTAAATCCACCCAATGGCCCTTTAGGGGACCAGCTGAGCCTCCTCTTTGGGGATGTCACATCTCTGAAGAGTTTTGACTCACTGACAGGTTGTGGTGACATAATAGCAGAACAGGATATGGATAGTATGACAGATAGCATGGCCTCTGGAGGCCAGAGGGCCAACCGAGATGGAACCAAACGAAGTTCCTGCTTGGTGACCTACCAAGGAGGGGGCGAAGAGATGGCCTTGcctgatgatgatgatgaggaagaagaggaagaggaggtggaatTAGAAGAGGGAGAAGAAGTCAAGGAGGAAGAAGATGATGATTTAGAGTATCTGTGGGCAAGTTCCCAGATGTACCCAAGGCCCATACTAAATCCAGGCTACCATCCCACAACATCCCCAGGCCATCTTGGCTACATGCTTCTTGACCCAGTTAGGTCTTATCCTGGCTCAGCCCCTGGGGAACTTTTGACTCCTCAGAGTGATCAGCAAGAGTCCGCCCCCAATAGTGATGAGGGTTATTATGACTCCACTACACCAGGACTTGAGGATGATTCAGGTGAGGCCCTGGGGCTTGTCCATAGGGATTGCTTGCCCCGAGACAGCTATAGTGGTGATGCCCTCTATGAGTTCTATGAGCCAGATGATAGTCTTGAGAACTCCCCACCTGGGGATGACTGCCTTTATGACCTCCATTGTCACAGCTCTGAGATGTTTGACCCCTTCTTGAACTTTGAGCCCTTTTCTTCCCCTCGGCCACCTGGGGCAATGGAGACAGAGGAAGAACGGCTAGTAGCCATCCAGAAACAGTTGCTATATTGGGAGCTTCAGCGGGAGCAGCGAGAGGCCCGGGAAGCATGTGCCCAAGAGGCTCACACCAGAGAGGCCCATGCTCGAGAGGCCCACACCCGAGAAGCTTATGTCAGAGAGGCCCGACCTCGAGAGGCCTACGCCAGGGAGGCCTGTGGCCAAGAGGTCTGTGGTCGAGAGCTTCAAGTCCGAGAGGCCCAGGTGCGGCAGGAGAAGCCCGTCATAGAGTATCAAATGAGGCCTTTAGGCCCATCAGTGATGGGTCTGGTGGAAGGGGCATCAGGGGCCTCTCAGACTTCCCACAGAGGAACCACATCAGCTTTCCCTGCCACTGCAAGCAGCGAGCCAGACTGGAGGGACTTCCGTCCTTTGGAGAAGCGTTTTGAGGGAACCTGCTCCAAGAAAGATCAAAGTACTTGCCTGATGCAACTCTTCCAGAGTGATGCTATGTTTGAGCCAGACATGCAAGAAGCAAATTTTGGAGGATCTCCCAGGAGGGCCTACCCTACTTATTCACCCCCTGAGGAGCCAGAGGAAGAGGATGTTGAGAAGGAAGGGAATGCTACAGTGAGTTTCTCTCAGGCCCTCGTGGAGTTCACCAGCAATGGGAACCTCTTCTCCAGCATGTCCTGCAGCTCTGACTCTGATTCGTCCTTTACTCAAAACCTTCCTGAGCTGCCTCCCATGGTGACCTTTGATATTGCTGATGTGGAACGGGATGGGGAAGGCAAGTGTGAAGAAAACCCTGAGTTCCACAATGATGAAGACCTTGCAGCCTCCTTGGAAGCTTTTGAACTGGGCTACTATCAGAAACATGCCTTCAACAACTACCGCAGCCGATTCTACCAAGGCCTACCCTGGGGTGTGAGCAGTCTCCCTCGATACTTGGGACTACCTGGCATGCACCCTCGTCCTCCACCTGCTGCCATGGCCCTCAGCAGGAGGAGCCGCTCCCTTGACACTGCTGAGACCCTGGAGCTGGAGCTCTCCAATTCTCACCTGACCCAAGGCTATATGGAGTCTGATGAGCTTCAGGCCCAGCAAGAAGattcagaagaagaagaggaggaggaagaatgggGCCGAGACAGTCCCCTATCTCTCTATACTGAACCTCCAGTAACCTATGACTGGCCTGCCTGGGCTCCCTGTCCTCTCCCAGTGGGGCCTGGCCATGCCTGGATAAGTCCTAGCCAGTTGGATGGGCCTTCTAGCCATCCATTTGGGCAGGCAGTCTGTTGCATATCTCCTTTCACCATGTCAATGTTGCTCTCAGTATCAGGGCCAGAGCCAAGAGCACCTGGGGAATCCAAGTCTCAGCTAGCTCGGCCTTCGCACCTACCCTTGCCCATGGGCCCTTGTTATAACCTCCAGCCAAAGGCCTCCCAGAGTGTGAGGGCCAGGCCTCAAGATGTGCTGCTGCCTGTTGATGAGCCCAGTTGTTCCTCCATTTCTGGAGGCTTCAGCCCTAGCCCTGTGCCCCAGGCCAAGCCTGTGGGCATTACTCATGGCATCCCTCAGCTGCCCAGGATCCGGCCTGAGCCCCCAGAGCCTCAGCCCATTCACTATGGGGCTTCCCGCCTTGACCTGTCAAAGGAGAAGGCTGAGCAAGGTGCCTCTCTCCCCACCAGCTGCTCCTCCACTGCTATGAATGGAAAACTAGCTGAGTAG